A single region of the Pseudalkalibacillus berkeleyi genome encodes:
- a CDS encoding HD domain-containing protein — protein MLRPTLLEIFEHPKTQKYIQRSGVVHAIASSYHAFKLAHQIGVDPVLACKAALLHDIGHYTWYRDGEWDYEQYKANDIHAIKGAERAHKILIELGESRESAKEISLAILLHTDSYLPQGSLHLSPLQKVVKLADEADEEPNGMHHYRKISLEKAVEQVKNLDEKLLTTQHQKTFQQTS, from the coding sequence ATGCTACGACCAACACTACTAGAAATTTTCGAACATCCGAAGACACAGAAGTACATCCAAAGATCAGGTGTCGTACATGCGATTGCCTCTAGCTATCATGCATTTAAGCTTGCACACCAAATAGGAGTAGACCCGGTACTAGCATGTAAAGCAGCACTCTTACATGATATTGGCCATTACACTTGGTACCGAGACGGGGAATGGGATTACGAACAATATAAAGCAAATGATATTCACGCAATTAAAGGGGCAGAAAGAGCTCATAAAATATTAATCGAGTTAGGTGAAAGTCGTGAGTCTGCTAAGGAAATTTCACTTGCGATTTTATTGCATACAGATTCTTACTTACCACAAGGCAGTTTACACCTTAGTCCTTTACAAAAAGTTGTGAAATTAGCGGATGAAGCTGACGAAGAACCAAATGGGATGCATCATTATCGTAAGATTTCACTAGAAAAGGCAGTGGAACAAGTGAAAAATTTGGATGAGAAGCTATTGACAACACAACATCAGAAAACCTTTCAACAAACAAGCTAA
- a CDS encoding putative glycoside hydrolase — protein sequence MKVFMAIFLLSFPQWEMADEKPDLDVSLHQGIEKHVLKRELPEKMPRFVYDSGLSFDYPDAVRGIYVTGHSAGGSRFEKLISLINKTDLNAMVIDVKDDNGYITYIPEETSPLHSFGQPYIKDPRKMLEKLEENKIYPIARVVVFKDSILAKKKPELSFKDGGSIWKNGRGDAFVNPFMKEVWDHNLEIAIDAAKLGFKEIQFDYVRFPEGFEKRDTTLQYGLGDYAKLDVENVQKRVTAVTEFVEYANKQLEPYNVDVSVDIFGYTATLPEAPGIGQNFTKISSHVDVISSMIYPSHWTSYFGIAKPDLEPYRLVTEYAKMENKKLAELENPPTSRPWIQDFTASYLGKGNYRVYGKAEVEAQIKALNENGIKEFLLWDAGNTYTPNVDYTP from the coding sequence ATGAAAGTATTCATGGCAATTTTTCTACTGTCGTTCCCGCAGTGGGAAATGGCTGATGAGAAACCCGACTTAGATGTATCTTTACACCAGGGGATTGAAAAGCATGTTTTGAAAAGAGAGTTACCAGAAAAGATGCCGAGATTTGTTTATGATTCTGGACTATCCTTTGACTATCCAGACGCTGTACGTGGGATCTATGTAACGGGACATTCGGCAGGTGGTAGTCGTTTTGAGAAGCTGATTTCGTTAATTAACAAAACAGACTTAAATGCGATGGTTATTGATGTTAAGGATGACAACGGGTATATTACTTACATACCTGAAGAGACTTCACCGTTACATTCTTTTGGTCAACCGTACATTAAAGATCCTAGAAAAATGCTCGAAAAGTTAGAGGAAAATAAGATTTATCCAATCGCACGTGTCGTTGTCTTTAAAGATTCAATACTCGCCAAAAAGAAGCCTGAACTATCCTTTAAAGACGGGGGATCAATTTGGAAGAATGGACGTGGGGACGCCTTTGTCAATCCTTTCATGAAGGAAGTATGGGACCATAACTTAGAAATCGCAATTGATGCAGCAAAGTTAGGGTTTAAAGAAATACAATTTGATTATGTACGGTTTCCAGAAGGCTTTGAAAAGAGAGATACGACTTTACAATATGGGTTAGGCGATTACGCGAAGCTTGACGTTGAAAATGTTCAAAAGCGCGTTACAGCTGTAACAGAGTTTGTAGAGTATGCGAATAAACAACTTGAACCATATAACGTTGATGTCTCTGTTGATATTTTCGGATATACAGCTACCTTACCTGAAGCACCAGGTATCGGTCAGAACTTCACGAAAATTTCAAGTCATGTAGATGTTATTTCTTCCATGATCTATCCAAGTCATTGGACTTCATATTTCGGAATTGCGAAGCCAGATCTTGAACCTTATCGACTAGTGACAGAATATGCAAAAATGGAAAACAAAAAGCTAGCTGAGCTTGAAAATCCACCTACTTCAAGACCTTGGATTCAAGATTTTACAGCATCCTATTTAGGAAAAGGTAATTATCGAGTTTACGGTAAAGCTGAAGTTGAAGCTCAAATTAAAGCATTGAATGAGAACGGAATTAAAGAATTCCTATTATGGGATGCAGGCAATACGTATACACCAAATGTTGATTATACACCTTAA
- a CDS encoding GNAT family N-acetyltransferase, giving the protein MNWYEKLNEYFPVEEMKSKKHMELLLKEQGDVYHKDEGEHHILMFAEFEDFLFIDYIYVSGAARGQGIGHKLLEKMKKKGKPILLEVEPVDYEDTDTEKRQRFYKREGFVHAKSIGYRRRSLATNEVNEMEILFWAPNDESEELVYESMKKTYEKIHTYKDVEIYGKSYQDVDDVLTFEE; this is encoded by the coding sequence ATGAATTGGTACGAGAAACTGAATGAGTATTTTCCTGTTGAAGAGATGAAATCGAAAAAACACATGGAGTTATTGCTAAAGGAACAAGGAGATGTCTATCATAAGGATGAAGGGGAACACCATATCCTTATGTTTGCTGAATTTGAAGATTTCCTATTCATTGACTATATCTATGTTTCTGGAGCAGCTCGTGGGCAAGGAATAGGCCATAAACTTCTCGAAAAGATGAAGAAAAAAGGCAAACCGATTCTCTTAGAAGTTGAACCTGTCGATTATGAAGATACTGATACTGAAAAAAGACAGCGCTTTTATAAGAGAGAAGGCTTTGTTCATGCGAAGTCTATTGGATATCGACGAAGGTCATTAGCGACTAATGAAGTGAATGAAATGGAAATTCTCTTCTGGGCTCCGAATGATGAATCCGAAGAATTGGTTTATGAAAGTATGAAGAAGACGTATGAAAAAATCCACACGTATAAAGATGTGGAAATATACGGCAAATCTTATCAGGATGTAGATGACGTACTCACTTTTGAAGAGTGA